The genomic region GAACGGAAAAGGTGATTTAATCCGTAAAGAAGAGTTAGGAGATAGATCGTCGGGGAGAACTTTTGATTTATTAATCGATGAGGCAAGAAAAAGGTCTTATATGATTTTGGATCAAAGACATGGGTTGGTGAAAGTAAAAGACAGTTCAGGACAGTTACTTTTCGAGAATCAATTTGAGGAAAAAGGAAAAGCAATAGGACAGTTTTTTGATTTTGGTATTGATGCGGAAGTAGTTGGAATTACTTTCCCATTATCACAAAAGACCTATTTGTATTATACCAATGGGAAAAAATTTGTAGAACAACCGATTAGGAATAATACTACCTTTAATATGTTCTATGATGCAGATATACAGAAATTTGTTTTGGTTTCATCTTTTGATAATAAGTCAGAAGTTTATCATCTTAATAGAAGAAATTAGTCTTAGAAAACTAAAATACTGTTAATCTGCATACAAAGATCAATCTTATGTATATTTTTGTAAGATCAAATGTTTTGACGTAAAAGAAAGACAAATAATGATTAAAAGAATATTTATTATCGCAATTGCTTCAATGACTTTATTTTCTTGTGGAAGCAAGACCAAAACTAAAAGAGAAGCAAGAATGATATCTTTAGGTGAAGATACACCTGATTTTACAGCATTTGATATTGAAACTCTTCATACTGAGGATGCTGTACCTCAAAATAAATTAAAAGCAAAAGTTCAGATGAGGTATAAAAATGGTAATGAAAGATATCCAAATGGTATCGATATCGTTACTTATGATACGGAAACTGGCGACGAATCATCACATTTAATTGCAGATAGTGCTATCTATACAGCTGATAGTACAATGTATACTGTATATTCAAATGTAGTTTTACAAGATTATAAGAAAGGTCAGATGTTGGAAACTGATACTTTACATTTCAATAAAGAAACTGGAGATATTTTTACAGATGATCATGTGAAAATTACAACAGAAGACGAGATCGTAACAGGTAAGGGTATGAGAGCCAATCAAAACAACCCCGAAGAATACGAAATCTTGGATATTGAAGGTTCAGTATACGTAGGCGACTAAGGTCAACTAAAAGATATGAAAAGTACAATATTGGTAGCACTTGGTGCTGCCTTTTTCATTATTGGGGTACACCAATCTTTTTACTATGGTATACCTCAGAGTTATTGGTTGTTTATGCTTTCAGGAGCATGCTTTTTACTTATCCAGTATTTTAAAAAGAAAGATGAAGAAAAGCAGAAAGCAATCAAAAAAGACAAAGACAACAAACAAAACACCCCAACAAAAAAGAAAAGAAAGAAAAAATGAACTTCTCAATCATAATTCGCGAGCTTAAATTTTTTGTGTTTTTTGTGATCGGATATTTACCTTTTTTCTTTGGGGTAATGTACGTCATTGAGGAAGAACCAAAATCATCTTACTTTTTTCAAGGGATGATAGTAGCGTTTATCGTTACTTATATTACAAGGTCAATCTTGTATATTATGAAGAATATGGAATAAGATAAGTCTATGAAAAAACTATTTTTCCTTCTTGTAGTGATGTCTTACTTTGGTGTGGAGGCGTTTGCTCAATATCAATCAAAAGAGCAGAATAATGCTGCATTTACAGTAGCTATGTCTGATTTAACAAGTAAGAATGTTTTGTTGTATACTGCTTGTTATAATGTTGATCGAGGAACAGAGTATCCATCAGAAGCTGAGTTTTCTAGTGATAAATCATTGATTCAATTACTAACAAACGAAAACGATCAAGGGGAAAAGTATCATATCTTATTTTCTAGAGGTGTTTCTATTGTTAATCGGCCTCTATATACCAACGAAGAAATCTTATCTACTGATATTCAACAAAAGAAGGATCAGGATTATATGATTAGTCTTGAAAATGGAATTTACCATGCTTCTGGATCAGGATTCAACCCGTCTTATGATTACACTTTAGAAATTGTGGAAAAGGGGGAAAAAAGTCAGAATGATCATGTAAATACTATGATTGGTGAGCTGTCAGGCTTGGAAGTGGATGGTAAAACGATACAACCTTCCAAGGCAGTGATAAAATATGCAACAGGCTTTTCTAAAGTGATGATGCAGAAAACAAATAAACTGACACGTCAAATAACATTTTATTACCCAATAGATGAAGAGAGAACGATAGTTCAATATTATGTATTGAGCTATGTAAATAATTTGCCACCATCTTTTGTGGGAGGAGCAAAACTAATGGTAGATAAGGTAAAGAAAAGTGTTCTGTACGGTATGAATGCTTCAGAAGAATTATAATTTTTCTTCCTCATTAAATAAATCGTGAAAATAAATTGCATTCTGAGAGAATAGGGAGTAACTTCTATTGTTAGCAATACTATTGCTTTTTTAGTTTGTTTTTATAGCTAGATAATTAGGCCAATGATAAGACCTAATGCTAATCTTTACTAAATCCATGAATGGACTTTATATAGAATACTCTTGGTGGTGGTTGTTTTTTGGTGCACTAGCATGTGCTTTAATCACTTACTTTTTTTATACTCAGAAACAAATATGGAACCTTACTGTCAATAGAATTTTGATAGTATTAAGGTTTTCGGCTCTTGTCTTAATTTTATTTCTACTTTTGGATCCAATGTTCAAGAGTATACAGAGGTATTATGAGAAACCCATCATGTCATTTATCATCGATGATTCTGAATCGATGATTGCAACAGTGTCTAAAGACAAGCTTCAAAGTTTAGTAAATAGTATTGTTGATGTCGCTAAAAAACTCGAATCAGACGGTTACGATACTAAATTCTATAATCTATCAGGTGATAAGATTGAGGAAGAAGATTTAGCTTCTTTGAACTTTGATGGTAAGGTGACAAACTTAAGTAAATCCATTCAGAAGTTAGAAGAAATCAATGAACATGAGAACTTGGCAGGTATCACATTAGTGACGGATGGTATCTTTAATCAAGGCTTTTCTCCTTTATATGTTCCATCCGTAGTTCCAGTTTACACAGTTGGAATCGGAGACACTATTCCACAAATTGATCTACAAGTAAAGGATGTATATGCGAATAGAATTGCATATATGGGGAATAAATTTCCAATTATAGCAGAAGTAGTAAATGAAGGCTTTTTAGGTAAAGTGGTAGAAGTTTCTTTAACGTCCAATG from Flammeovirga agarivorans harbors:
- the lptC gene encoding LPS export ABC transporter periplasmic protein LptC; translation: MIKRIFIIAIASMTLFSCGSKTKTKREARMISLGEDTPDFTAFDIETLHTEDAVPQNKLKAKVQMRYKNGNERYPNGIDIVTYDTETGDESSHLIADSAIYTADSTMYTVYSNVVLQDYKKGQMLETDTLHFNKETGDIFTDDHVKITTEDEIVTGKGMRANQNNPEEYEILDIEGSVYVGD